Proteins from one Mycobacterium adipatum genomic window:
- a CDS encoding SDR family oxidoreductase translates to MAGLPGPGALRGRVAVVAGATRGAGRGIAAALGEAGATVICTGRSSVTGRGGSDYDRPETIEETAALVNSLGGTGVAIQVDHLVADQVRALADRIRDEHGTIDILVNDIWGAEVLKGPPATWGRPMWEHSLDDGLRIVELGVRTHLITSHCLLPLMVTRPGGLLVEITDGTTEYNDKTFRLSVFYDLAKMSVNRLAFSHGHELRQFGATAVAVSPGWLRSEMMLDNYGVTEANWRTALHARRDDGYPSAPPGFAESESPRFVGRGVVAIAADETRARWNQRSVTSIALAREYGFTDVDGYCPDGWGAG, encoded by the coding sequence ATGGCCGGATTACCGGGCCCCGGGGCGCTGCGCGGCCGGGTTGCCGTCGTGGCCGGCGCCACCCGAGGCGCCGGTCGGGGCATCGCCGCCGCCCTGGGTGAGGCCGGAGCCACCGTGATCTGCACCGGACGCAGCAGCGTCACCGGACGCGGCGGCTCGGACTACGACCGGCCGGAGACCATCGAAGAGACTGCGGCACTGGTGAATTCGCTCGGCGGAACCGGGGTGGCGATCCAGGTCGACCATCTGGTAGCCGATCAGGTCCGCGCGTTGGCCGACCGCATCCGGGACGAGCACGGCACCATCGACATCCTGGTCAACGATATCTGGGGTGCGGAGGTGCTCAAGGGTCCGCCGGCGACCTGGGGACGCCCGATGTGGGAGCACAGTCTCGATGACGGTCTACGCATCGTCGAGCTCGGTGTGCGCACGCACCTGATCACCTCGCATTGCCTGCTGCCACTGATGGTCACCCGGCCCGGCGGGTTGCTGGTCGAGATCACCGACGGCACAACCGAATACAATGACAAAACGTTCCGACTGTCGGTGTTCTACGATCTCGCCAAGATGTCGGTCAACCGGCTCGCGTTCAGCCACGGACACGAATTGCGCCAATTCGGTGCCACTGCGGTCGCAGTCAGTCCGGGATGGTTGCGCTCGGAGATGATGCTGGACAATTACGGAGTGACGGAGGCCAACTGGCGCACCGCGCTGCACGCCCGTCGTGACGACGGCTATCCAAGCGCCCCGCCGGGATTCGCCGAGTCCGAGTCGCCGAGGTTCGTCGGTCGCGGGGTGGTCGCCATCGCCGCCGATGAGACGCGGGCTCGCTGGAACCAGCGGTCGGTGACATCGATCGCACTGGCGCGGGAGTACGGCTTCACCGACGTCGACGGCTACTGCCCGGACGGCTGGGGTGCCGGCTGA
- a CDS encoding glycosyltransferase: protein MRVVQVANFYGPRSGGLRTAVDRLGAEYTAAGHEVTLVVPGDRAARHTLDSGVTRLSLPARLIPFTGGYRAVLPGPVIELLAQLRPDALEVSDRLTLRSLGPWGRRHGVATVMISHERLDRLVGQLLPAPAARAVADIANRRTANNYDAVVCTTSFARAEFDRIGANNVVTVPLGVDLDQFHPRHRSALLRSRWAQPEQTLLVHCGRLSVEKHAHRSIDTVGALRDSGIDARLVVVGEGPLRTRLERQAAGLPVEFTGYIGCRDTVAGILATADVALAPGPHETFGLAALEALACGTPAVVSRTSALAEILTADSGATADNDPAALARAVTAVIARPERHRRTCARRRAEQFTWPRAAAGMLDVLGRR, encoded by the coding sequence ATGCGGGTTGTCCAGGTCGCGAATTTCTACGGTCCGCGGTCTGGTGGGCTGCGGACCGCCGTCGACCGACTGGGTGCGGAGTACACCGCGGCAGGCCACGAGGTCACCCTGGTGGTACCCGGTGACCGCGCCGCGCGGCACACCCTGGATTCCGGCGTGACAAGGCTGTCCCTGCCCGCGAGGCTGATTCCGTTCACCGGTGGCTACCGCGCGGTGCTACCGGGCCCGGTCATCGAGCTGCTGGCCCAACTGCGACCCGATGCGTTGGAGGTGTCCGACCGGCTGACGCTGCGCTCGCTGGGCCCGTGGGGCAGGCGACACGGGGTGGCGACTGTGATGATCTCCCACGAACGGCTGGACCGCCTGGTGGGTCAGCTCCTGCCGGCTCCCGCCGCCCGCGCGGTCGCCGATATCGCGAACCGGCGCACCGCGAACAATTACGACGCGGTGGTCTGCACCACGTCGTTTGCCCGCGCGGAGTTCGACCGGATCGGCGCGAACAATGTGGTCACGGTCCCGCTCGGGGTGGACCTCGACCAGTTCCATCCCCGTCATCGCAGCGCGCTGCTGCGCAGCCGCTGGGCACAGCCCGAGCAGACCCTGTTGGTGCACTGCGGCAGGCTCTCGGTGGAAAAGCACGCCCACCGCAGTATCGACACCGTTGGCGCGCTGCGTGATTCGGGAATCGACGCGCGGTTGGTGGTGGTCGGTGAGGGGCCGCTGCGGACCCGGCTGGAACGGCAGGCGGCCGGTCTTCCGGTGGAGTTCACCGGCTACATCGGCTGTCGCGACACCGTGGCCGGGATCCTGGCCACCGCCGACGTGGCGCTGGCGCCGGGTCCACACGAGACCTTCGGCCTGGCCGCATTGGAGGCTCTGGCCTGCGGGACGCCCGCGGTGGTGTCGCGCACCTCGGCGCTCGCCGAGATATTGACCGCCGACAGCGGGGCAACGGCCGACAACGATCCGGCGGCGCTGGCGCGCGCGGTCACCGCGGTGATCGCCCGGCCCGAGCGGCACCGCCGGACCTGCGCGCGTCGCCGCGCCGAGCAGTTCACCTGGCCGCGGGCGGCCGCGGGCATGCTCGACGTCCTGGGCCGGCGCTGA
- a CDS encoding TetR family transcriptional regulator: MDSVKRDYRSTLRAAQARQTRRTVIAAATAVFVEHGFAGATIDAVAAAASVSRRTVFTAVGGKVELLKTALDWAITGDDDDAALVERADLSTALTADDPARVLQGWVDVLVGVDTRVAQLFHALEIAADSDDAAAELLGQYQHQRLDGARAVIARLDELDALTDRVRRADAVDIAWLASDPVLFSRMVTTRGWSHRRFRAWLVQLTADQLLRPR, translated from the coding sequence GTGGATTCCGTCAAGCGTGATTACCGGTCGACCCTGCGAGCCGCGCAAGCCCGGCAGACCCGGCGCACCGTTATTGCCGCCGCGACCGCGGTGTTCGTCGAACACGGGTTTGCCGGCGCCACCATCGACGCGGTGGCGGCGGCTGCCTCCGTGAGCCGCAGAACCGTATTCACCGCGGTTGGCGGCAAGGTCGAACTCCTCAAGACCGCGCTGGACTGGGCGATCACCGGCGATGACGATGACGCCGCCCTGGTCGAGCGCGCGGACCTGTCCACGGCGCTCACCGCCGATGATCCCGCCCGTGTGCTGCAGGGATGGGTGGACGTCCTGGTGGGCGTCGACACCCGGGTCGCCCAGCTGTTCCACGCTTTGGAGATTGCCGCCGACTCCGACGACGCGGCGGCGGAGCTGCTCGGGCAGTATCAGCACCAGCGTCTGGACGGAGCGCGCGCGGTAATCGCACGCCTTGACGAGCTGGACGCCCTCACTGACCGAGTCCGTCGCGCCGACGCGGTCGATATTGCTTGGCTGGCAAGCGATCCCGTCTTGTTCAGCCGTATGGTCACGACCCGCGGATGGTCACACCGGCGGTTCCGGGCCTGGTTGGTGCAGCTGACCGCCGACCAACTGCTCCGCCCGCGGTGA
- a CDS encoding NAD(P)/FAD-dependent oxidoreductase, whose product MSIGGAMRIAIIGAGPSGLYCAIALARRGHDMLVDREPGPPPHGLWRRGGVMQLHHAHTFRGPVVGALRAEMPDVLDDLAMRRAGIVYDGDGRAIALLCRRATFDAVLRQRAERTAGVSIRTGYAAHTQAGLRIDGSSVAADLVIDATGRSGRLTGRTSRPGAVVDCGAVYVTRQYRLRGPGLPPTNSPIGLSLSLDGYVAIAFIHDDRTFSVTLIHDGSDPLLRQLRHEAVFEPVIAAIAQLGEWTAPGRSDPITPVLAGGRLYNGYRGQLDDAGRPVVPGVISVGDAVCTTTPLAGRGVTLALWQARELVRGIDGKDLSRIDIEDLAGNFDAWCRAAIKPWFVDQVHADRHRLRRWAGHDVDLSEPLPSDLIAASAEVDRRVGALIGPYLRMDAGPHVLAAAEPLARAVFATGWRPALPDGPSRDELAALCQSVSARTA is encoded by the coding sequence ATGTCAATTGGGGGAGCGATGCGGATCGCCATCATCGGGGCAGGCCCGTCGGGGTTGTACTGCGCCATCGCACTGGCCCGGCGCGGGCACGACATGCTGGTAGATCGGGAGCCGGGGCCGCCGCCGCACGGCCTCTGGCGCCGCGGCGGTGTCATGCAGTTACACCACGCGCATACCTTCCGGGGCCCCGTGGTGGGCGCGCTGCGTGCCGAGATGCCGGATGTGCTCGACGATCTCGCGATGCGGCGGGCGGGAATCGTGTACGACGGTGACGGCAGGGCGATCGCGCTGCTGTGCCGTCGAGCCACCTTCGACGCCGTGCTCAGGCAGCGCGCGGAGCGCACCGCGGGTGTCTCGATCCGCACCGGATATGCTGCGCACACCCAGGCGGGCCTGCGAATCGACGGCTCTTCGGTCGCTGCCGATCTGGTCATCGATGCGACCGGACGCAGCGGCAGGCTCACCGGAAGGACCTCGCGGCCCGGGGCCGTCGTGGACTGTGGTGCCGTCTACGTCACCCGCCAGTACCGGCTGCGCGGGCCGGGACTGCCGCCGACCAACAGCCCGATCGGCCTGTCGCTCAGCTTGGACGGCTACGTGGCGATCGCCTTCATTCACGATGATCGGACATTCTCGGTCACGCTCATCCACGACGGCTCCGACCCGCTGCTGCGCCAACTCCGCCATGAGGCGGTCTTCGAGCCGGTGATCGCAGCCATTGCGCAACTCGGTGAGTGGACAGCGCCCGGCCGATCGGATCCCATCACCCCGGTGCTCGCCGGTGGACGCCTCTACAACGGGTACCGCGGACAACTCGACGACGCCGGGCGGCCCGTCGTCCCCGGGGTGATCTCCGTCGGCGATGCGGTCTGCACCACCACGCCACTTGCCGGGCGCGGCGTCACGCTCGCCCTGTGGCAGGCCCGCGAGCTTGTTCGCGGCATCGACGGAAAGGATCTGTCGCGCATCGACATCGAGGATCTCGCCGGGAACTTCGACGCCTGGTGCCGGGCGGCCATCAAGCCGTGGTTCGTTGACCAGGTTCACGCGGACAGGCATCGGTTGCGTCGGTGGGCGGGGCACGACGTCGACCTGTCCGAGCCGCTGCCCAGCGATCTGATCGCCGCTTCCGCCGAGGTCGACCGGCGAGTCGGCGCACTGATCGGTCCCTATCTGAGGATGGACGCTGGGCCGCACGTTCTGGCGGCGGCCGAGCCACTGGCCCGGGCGGTGTTCGCCACGGGGTGGCGTCCGGCACTGCCGGACGGGCCGTCACGCGATGAACTGGCTGCGCTGTGCCAATCGGTTTCCGCGCGCACCGCCTAA
- a CDS encoding cytochrome P450: protein MPIVTRVNGSPPPHVDVSDVDLGSWRFWSRDDDFRDGAFATLRRQAPVSFHEPISGEGVDAGAGHWALVRYDDVHFASRHPDLFSSSPNITIGDQTPELAEYFGSMIAMDDPRHSRLRNIVRSAFTPKVVARIEESVRERARHLVATMVSEHPDGRADLVTALAGPLPLQVICDMMGIAEHDHDKIFHWTNVILGFGDPDLTTDFEEFATVAMEIGAYATELAEDRRARPGEDLTTALVAAEVDGEQLTSAEVASFFILLVVAGNETTRNAISHGVAALSRFPEQRDIWWADYDALAPTAVEEIIRWASPVVYMRRTLTRDTELGGVAMAAGDKVTLWYGSANRDETRFADPWLFDVRRSPNPHLGFGGGGAHFCLGANLARREITLAFEELHRQIPDLTADDEPDRLLSAFIHGIKRLPVRWTPAS from the coding sequence ATGCCGATCGTGACACGTGTCAATGGTTCGCCGCCTCCGCACGTCGATGTGAGCGACGTCGATCTGGGATCCTGGCGGTTCTGGTCGCGGGACGACGACTTCCGGGACGGCGCCTTTGCCACGCTGCGCCGCCAGGCCCCCGTCTCGTTCCACGAGCCGATCAGCGGCGAAGGCGTGGACGCCGGCGCCGGGCATTGGGCGTTGGTGCGCTACGACGACGTGCACTTCGCGAGCAGGCACCCAGACCTGTTCAGCTCCAGCCCGAACATCACCATCGGTGATCAGACCCCCGAGCTCGCCGAGTACTTCGGATCGATGATCGCGATGGACGATCCGCGGCACAGCAGGCTACGCAACATCGTGCGCAGCGCGTTCACACCGAAGGTGGTCGCCCGGATCGAAGAATCCGTGCGTGAACGCGCGCGCCACCTGGTGGCCACCATGGTCTCCGAGCACCCCGACGGTCGCGCGGACCTGGTGACGGCGCTGGCCGGCCCACTGCCGTTGCAGGTGATCTGCGACATGATGGGCATCGCCGAGCACGATCACGACAAGATCTTCCACTGGACGAATGTCATTCTGGGATTCGGCGACCCCGATCTCACGACCGATTTCGAGGAGTTCGCCACGGTGGCGATGGAGATCGGGGCGTATGCCACCGAACTCGCCGAGGACCGGCGGGCACGACCCGGCGAGGACCTGACCACGGCGCTGGTGGCCGCGGAGGTGGACGGCGAGCAGTTGACCTCCGCGGAGGTGGCGTCGTTCTTCATCCTGCTCGTGGTGGCCGGCAACGAAACTACGCGCAACGCGATCAGCCATGGGGTCGCCGCCTTGAGTCGCTTCCCCGAACAACGCGATATCTGGTGGGCGGACTACGACGCGCTCGCGCCGACCGCGGTCGAGGAGATCATTCGCTGGGCCTCCCCCGTGGTCTACATGCGGCGGACCCTGACCCGCGACACCGAGCTGGGCGGCGTCGCCATGGCCGCCGGCGACAAGGTCACCCTGTGGTACGGGTCGGCGAACCGGGACGAAACCCGGTTCGCCGACCCCTGGTTGTTCGACGTCCGGCGTAGCCCCAACCCGCATCTCGGCTTCGGCGGCGGCGGCGCACATTTCTGCCTCGGCGCCAATCTGGCCCGCCGGGAGATCACCCTGGCCTTCGAGGAGTTGCACCGCCAGATTCCCGATCTGACCGCGGACGACGAGCCCGACCGTCTGCTGTCGGCCTTCATCCACGGCATCAAGCGCCTCCCGGTGCGCTGGACGCCCGCGAGTTAG